The following proteins come from a genomic window of Ochotona princeps isolate mOchPri1 chromosome 14, mOchPri1.hap1, whole genome shotgun sequence:
- the LOC101533123 gene encoding olfactory receptor 5C1 produces the protein MMMVPFSHRPPALPLLQSLSSRASLENLTLTGVVPTEFILLGITDRWDLRIALFLVFLPVYLVSLLGNTGMVLLIRVDARLHTPMYFFLANLSLLDACYSSAIGPKMLVDLLLPRATIPYTACAVQMFVFAGLADAECCLLAAMAYDRYVAIGNPLLYTIAMSRRLCLALLGASALGGAVSAFVHTTFTFRLSFCGSRELNSFFCDIPPLLAISCSDTSLNELLLFAVCGFIQTATVSVITVSYGFIARAVIRMRSAEGRWRAASTCGSHLTAVTMLYGTLIFMYLRPSSSYALDTDKMASVFYTLVIPALNPLIYSLRNKEVKEAARRTRARFCCPGVRVPARAA, from the coding sequence ATGATGATGGTGCCTTTTTCTCATCGCCCTCCTGCCTTGCCTCTGCTTCAGTCTCTGTCCAGCAGGGCGAGCCTGGAGAACCTCACCTTGACCGGGGTTGTACCTACTGAATTCATCCTCCTGGGCATCACGGACCGCTGGGACCTGCGGATCGCCCTCTTCCTGGTATTCCTGCCCGTCTACCTGGTGAGCCTGCTGGGCAACACAGGCATGGTGCTGCTGATCCGTGTGGATGCCCGgctccacacacccatgtacttcttcctggcCAACCTCTCCCTGCTGGACGCCTGCTATTCCTCAGCCATCGGCCCCAAGATGTTAGTGGACCTGCTGCTGCCCCGTGCCACCATCCCATACACAGCCTGTGCCGTCCAGATGTTTGTCTTCGCTGGGCTGGCTGACGCCGAGTGCTGCCTGTTAGCAGccatggcctatgaccgctacGTGGCCATTGGAAACCCTCTTCTCTATACCATAGCTATGTCCCGGCGCCTATGCCTGGCCTTGCTGGGGGCATCAGCGCTGGGTGGGGCAGTGAGTGCCTTTGTCCACACAACCTTCACCTTCCGCCTGAGCTTCTGCGGTTCGCGGGAGCTCAACAGCTTCTTCTGTGACATCCCGCCCCTGTTGGCCATCTCCTGCAGTGACACCAGTCTCAATGAGCTCCTGCTCTTTGCCGTCTGTGGCTTCATCCAGACGGCCACGGTGTCGGTCATCACTGTGTCCTACGGGTTCATCGCCCGGGCTGTGATCCGCATGCGCTCGGCCGAGGGCCGTTGGCGAGCAGCCTCCACCTGCGGCTCACACCTCACGGCTGTGACCATGCTGTACGGGACACTCATTTTCATGTACCTgcgtcccagctccagctatgcCCTGGACACGGACAAGATGGCATCCGTGTTTTACACCCTTGTTATTCCAGCTCTCAACCCACTCATCTACAGTCTCCGCAACAAGGAGGTCAAAGAGGCGGCCAGGCGGACCCGGGCTCGGTTCTGCTGTCCAGGGGTCAGGGTGCCAGCGAGGGCTGCCTGA